One Sphaerisporangium krabiense DNA segment encodes these proteins:
- the qcrB gene encoding cytochrome bc1 complex cytochrome b subunit translates to MSLDTVPKPIAGPSSFLDDRLGAGNFLQRNLRKVFPDHWSFLLGEIALYSFIILLLTGTFLTFWFKPSMGEVVYQGSYPQLYGVHMSEAYASALHISFDVRGGLLIRQIHHWAALLFVAGMMVHMLRVFFTGAYRKPRELNWIIGVLLLTLALAEGLTGYSLPDDLLSGAGLRITEGVAISIPLVGTYITFFLFGGEYPGEDVISRFYSLHILLIPGILLALISAHMILMWVQKHTQMPGKGRTETNVVGAPFYPTFMVKSGAYFLFTFGALALLGTFAQINPIWLFGPYTPADISAGSQPDFYMGFLEGALRLMPAWEINFLGYTLPLSVLIPALVPMGIIMTGLALYPFAERWITGDNREHHLTDRPRNNPHRTSIGISAITFYGILWLLGANDEISSTFHIPLYTTTEVGRVAIFVGPAIAYFITYRFCIGLQRRDQETVLHGVESGVIKRLPHGEYIEVHVPPAEDLVALVQGKKRIPAIEAEPDGAGVPPKGMRNPLGRLRAKLSRAYSEDSDAISLDTDGHHVEGHGHAAVGAGADETKSIGH, encoded by the coding sequence ATGAGCCTGGACACCGTCCCGAAGCCCATCGCCGGGCCGTCGTCCTTCCTCGACGACCGCCTCGGCGCCGGGAACTTCCTCCAGCGCAACCTGCGCAAGGTCTTCCCGGACCACTGGTCCTTCCTGCTCGGTGAGATCGCGCTCTACTCGTTCATCATCCTGCTGCTGACCGGTACGTTCCTGACGTTCTGGTTCAAGCCGAGCATGGGCGAGGTCGTCTACCAGGGCTCCTACCCTCAGTTGTACGGCGTCCACATGTCGGAGGCGTACGCCTCGGCGCTGCACATCAGCTTCGACGTCCGCGGCGGCCTGCTGATCCGGCAGATCCACCACTGGGCGGCGCTGCTGTTCGTGGCGGGCATGATGGTGCACATGCTCCGCGTGTTCTTCACCGGGGCGTACCGCAAGCCGCGCGAGCTCAACTGGATCATCGGCGTCCTGCTGCTGACCCTGGCGCTCGCCGAGGGCCTCACCGGCTACTCCCTGCCGGACGACCTGCTCTCCGGCGCGGGCCTGCGGATCACCGAGGGCGTGGCGATCTCGATCCCCCTGGTGGGCACCTACATCACGTTCTTCCTCTTCGGCGGCGAGTACCCCGGCGAGGACGTGATCTCACGGTTCTACAGCCTGCACATCCTGCTGATCCCGGGCATCCTGCTGGCGCTGATCTCCGCGCACATGATCCTCATGTGGGTGCAGAAGCACACGCAGATGCCGGGCAAGGGCCGCACCGAGACCAACGTGGTCGGCGCGCCGTTCTACCCGACCTTCATGGTCAAGTCGGGCGCGTACTTCCTGTTCACGTTCGGCGCGCTGGCGCTGCTCGGCACGTTCGCCCAGATCAACCCGATCTGGCTGTTCGGTCCGTACACGCCGGCCGACATCTCGGCGGGCTCGCAGCCCGACTTCTACATGGGCTTCCTGGAAGGCGCGCTGCGCCTGATGCCCGCGTGGGAGATCAACTTCCTCGGTTACACGCTGCCGCTGAGCGTGCTGATCCCGGCGCTGGTGCCCATGGGCATCATCATGACCGGGCTCGCGCTGTACCCGTTCGCGGAGCGCTGGATCACCGGGGACAACCGCGAGCACCACCTGACCGACCGTCCTCGTAACAACCCGCACCGCACCTCGATCGGCATCTCGGCGATCACGTTCTACGGCATCCTGTGGCTGCTGGGCGCCAACGACGAGATCTCCTCGACGTTCCACATCCCGCTGTACACCACGACCGAGGTCGGCCGCGTGGCCATCTTCGTCGGGCCGGCGATCGCGTACTTCATCACGTACCGCTTCTGCATCGGCCTGCAGCGCAGGGACCAGGAGACCGTGCTGCACGGCGTGGAGTCGGGCGTCATCAAGCGCCTGCCCCACGGCGAGTACATCGAGGTCCACGTGCCCCCGGCCGAGGACCTGGTGGCCCTCGTGCAGGGCAAGAAGCGCATCCCGGCCATCGAGGCCGAGCCGGACGGCGCGGGAGTGCCCCCCAAGGGCATGCGCAACCCGCTCGGCAGGCTCAGGGCCAAGCTCAGCCGGGCCTACTCCGAGGACAGCGACGCCATCTCGCTGGACACCGACGGCCACCACGTGGAGGGCCACGGCCACGCCGCCGTCGGAGCCGGCGCGGACGAGACCAAGTCCATCGGCCACTGA
- the qcrA gene encoding cytochrome bc1 complex Rieske iron-sulfur subunit — MTDNPNEIEPEERLPRRVIGTPAPRGGGLLLGEPSEGGSRAGGHGAATAGEPPHSANEPVAVGEVKFPDPAAARKGERRAALLFVVTFLAAVGFVASYVIFQVGTVEKTQTSNLALGGFLALALLSLAAGLVVWARQIMPKYTLVQQRHLMASGPDVRADVARTFLEGAEESGFVRHKLLRRTLLLAAAPLGLLPLVMLKDLGPLPGTSLRHTVWKKGLRLIVEGTGQPIRAADFNSPGGILSVVPQGHEDDLNALAKATLILIKFRPEDLKPGVNLNWTHDSIVAYSKICTHVGCPAALYEQTTHHILCPCHQSTFDAADGAKVIFGPAARPLPQLPIGVDNEGYLIAQSDFNVPVGPSFWERGDAEAEARGQA, encoded by the coding sequence ATGACTGACAACCCGAACGAGATCGAGCCGGAGGAGCGCCTTCCGAGGCGTGTCATCGGCACCCCCGCGCCGCGCGGCGGCGGCCTGCTGCTCGGCGAGCCCTCCGAGGGCGGCTCCCGGGCGGGCGGTCACGGCGCGGCCACGGCGGGCGAGCCCCCGCACTCGGCCAACGAGCCGGTGGCGGTCGGCGAGGTGAAGTTCCCCGACCCCGCGGCCGCGCGCAAGGGTGAGCGCCGCGCCGCCCTGCTGTTCGTGGTGACCTTCCTCGCCGCGGTCGGGTTCGTGGCGTCCTACGTCATCTTCCAGGTCGGCACGGTCGAGAAGACCCAGACCTCGAACCTGGCGCTCGGCGGCTTCCTGGCCCTCGCGCTGCTGTCGCTGGCGGCGGGCCTGGTCGTGTGGGCGCGGCAGATCATGCCGAAGTACACGCTGGTGCAGCAGCGCCACCTGATGGCCTCCGGCCCCGACGTGCGGGCGGACGTCGCCCGCACGTTCCTGGAGGGCGCGGAGGAGAGCGGCTTCGTCCGGCACAAGCTGCTGCGCCGCACGCTGCTGCTGGCCGCGGCTCCGCTCGGCCTGCTGCCGCTGGTGATGCTGAAGGACCTCGGCCCCCTGCCCGGCACCTCGCTGCGCCACACGGTGTGGAAGAAGGGCCTGCGCCTGATCGTCGAGGGCACCGGCCAGCCGATCCGCGCGGCGGACTTCAACTCCCCCGGCGGCATCCTGTCGGTGGTGCCGCAGGGGCACGAGGACGACCTGAACGCGCTGGCCAAGGCCACGCTGATCCTGATCAAGTTCAGGCCCGAGGACCTCAAGCCGGGCGTCAACCTCAACTGGACGCACGACAGCATCGTGGCCTACTCCAAGATCTGCACCCACGTGGGCTGCCCCGCGGCGCTCTACGAGCAGACGACGCACCACATCCTCTGCCCGTGCCACCAGTCCACGTTCGACGCGGCCGACGGCGCCAAGGTCATCTTCGGCCCGGCGGCCCGCCCGTTGCCCCAGTTGCCGATCGGCGTCGACAATGAGGGGTACCTCATCGCACAGAGCGACTTCAACGTCCCGGTGGGCCCCAGCTTCTGGGAGCGCGGGGACGCTGAGGCCGAAGCTAGGGGGCAGGCATGA
- the qcrC gene encoding cytochrome bc1 complex diheme cytochrome c subunit: protein MNSITARRRHPLARYVVLLLALSVLGGVYALLVPGGDRADAAIASGKADDVAAGKDLFAAHCASCHGLNAEGSYTPGGASGPSLIGVGAAAVDFQVSSGRMPFSNPGPQAPRKRPPEWVNPDTVRQLAAYVQSLGGGPTKPSLEAVDPAKGDPAKGGELFRANCIQCHNFVGAGGALTYGKYAPSLQPATPTQIYEAMATGPQAMPVFNDSTITPEQKRDMIAYIVGVRNEPNPGGNGLGRIGPVTEGLVAWVGGISLLILAAIWITAKRRQVNHD, encoded by the coding sequence GTGAACTCGATCACCGCTCGGAGACGGCATCCACTCGCGCGCTATGTCGTCCTCCTTCTGGCCCTGAGCGTCCTCGGAGGGGTGTACGCCCTGCTGGTGCCCGGAGGTGACCGGGCCGACGCGGCGATCGCCTCCGGCAAGGCGGACGACGTGGCCGCGGGCAAGGACCTGTTCGCGGCGCACTGCGCGAGCTGCCACGGTTTGAACGCCGAGGGGTCCTACACGCCCGGTGGTGCATCGGGCCCGAGCCTCATCGGCGTCGGTGCCGCCGCCGTCGACTTCCAGGTCTCCAGTGGCCGCATGCCCTTCAGCAACCCCGGGCCGCAGGCGCCGCGCAAGCGTCCCCCGGAGTGGGTCAACCCGGACACCGTCCGGCAGCTGGCGGCGTACGTCCAGTCGCTGGGCGGCGGCCCGACCAAGCCGTCGCTGGAGGCCGTCGACCCCGCCAAGGGCGACCCGGCCAAGGGCGGTGAGCTCTTCCGCGCCAACTGCATCCAGTGCCACAACTTCGTCGGCGCCGGAGGCGCGCTGACCTACGGCAAGTACGCCCCCTCGCTGCAGCCGGCCACGCCGACGCAGATCTACGAGGCGATGGCCACGGGCCCGCAGGCGATGCCGGTCTTCAACGACAGCACCATCACCCCCGAGCAGAAGCGCGACATGATCGCCTACATCGTGGGCGTCCGCAACGAGCCCAACCCGGGCGGCAACGGCCTCGGCCGCATCGGCCCGGTCACCGAGGGTCTCGTCGCGTGGGTCGGCGGCATCAGCCTGCTGATCCTTGCCGCCATCTGGATCACCGCGAAGAGGCGGCAGGTCAACCATGACTGA
- the ctaE gene encoding aa3-type cytochrome oxidase subunit III, with product MLRVATASAITTTTAPSSRRPNLVSVGTIVWLSSELMFFAALFAMYFTIRSVSLGMDKPWPTLPEGVHLDVPYALVNTIVLVLSSVTCQLGVWAAEKGQVGKLRFWYIVSFLMGAWFVGGQLYEYRNLVEEGLTLSSNAYGSIFYLATGFHGLHVTGGLIAFLFMLGRTYAAKRFTHEQATSAIVVSYYWHFVDVVWIGLFATIYIIK from the coding sequence ATGCTGCGCGTGGCGACAGCATCCGCAATCACGACGACGACAGCCCCATCGTCCCGCCGGCCGAACCTGGTCAGCGTCGGCACGATCGTCTGGCTGTCCTCTGAGCTCATGTTCTTCGCGGCGCTGTTCGCGATGTACTTCACGATCCGGTCGGTCAGCCTGGGCATGGACAAGCCCTGGCCCACCCTTCCCGAGGGCGTCCACCTCGACGTCCCCTACGCGCTCGTCAACACGATCGTCCTGGTCCTGTCCAGTGTGACGTGCCAGCTCGGCGTGTGGGCCGCAGAAAAGGGACAGGTCGGCAAGCTCCGGTTCTGGTACATCGTCAGCTTCCTCATGGGCGCGTGGTTCGTCGGAGGCCAGCTGTACGAGTACCGCAACCTCGTGGAAGAGGGTCTGACCCTGTCCTCGAACGCCTATGGCTCGATCTTCTATCTGGCCACGGGCTTCCACGGCCTGCACGTGACCGGTGGCCTGATCGCGTTCCTGTTCATGCTGGGACGCACGTACGCCGCGAAGCGCTTCACACATGAGCAGGCCACCAGCGCGATCGTCGTGTCCTACTACTGGCACTTCGTCGACGTCGTCTGGATCGGCCTCTTCGCGACCATCTACATCATCAAATGA
- the trpD gene encoding anthranilate phosphoribosyltransferase gives MDARTTWPALLTALLSRENLTADETAWAMSEIMSGSATSVQIAAFATALRAKGETVAEVTGLARTMLAFATQLTIDGPTVDVVGTGGDRAHTVNVSTMAAIVAAAAGAKVVKHGNRSASSSCGAADVLEQLGIVLEMKPEATARVAAEAGITFCFAPVYHPALRYAGPARSELGVPTFFNFLGPLTNPARPKAQAIGVYDSRMLPVIAGVFAERGVSALVFRGDDGLDELSTAGTSTVWVVRDGAAVQTVFDPLDIDVPRSDPGALRGGDREFNAKAVLDLVDGKTGPVRDAVLLNAAAALVSVDALTLPAGTPPLDETGAGEALVSAMATAYARAAEAVDSGRASETLTRWIEVSRSHGS, from the coding sequence ATGGACGCGCGCACCACGTGGCCCGCGCTGCTCACCGCCCTCCTGTCCCGCGAGAACCTCACCGCCGACGAGACCGCCTGGGCGATGAGCGAGATCATGTCCGGGTCGGCGACGTCCGTGCAGATCGCGGCGTTCGCCACGGCGCTGCGCGCCAAGGGCGAGACCGTCGCCGAGGTCACGGGGCTCGCGCGCACCATGCTCGCGTTCGCGACCCAGCTCACGATCGACGGCCCGACCGTCGACGTCGTCGGCACCGGCGGCGACCGCGCCCACACCGTCAACGTCTCCACCATGGCCGCCATCGTCGCGGCCGCGGCGGGCGCCAAGGTCGTCAAGCACGGCAACCGCTCGGCGTCCTCCTCCTGCGGCGCCGCCGACGTGCTCGAACAGCTCGGCATCGTCCTGGAGATGAAGCCGGAGGCCACCGCGCGCGTGGCCGCGGAGGCGGGCATCACCTTCTGCTTCGCGCCGGTCTACCACCCCGCGCTGCGCTACGCGGGCCCCGCCAGGTCCGAGCTCGGCGTGCCCACCTTCTTCAACTTCCTCGGCCCGCTCACCAACCCCGCCCGCCCCAAGGCCCAGGCCATCGGCGTCTACGACTCCCGCATGCTGCCGGTCATCGCCGGGGTCTTCGCCGAGCGGGGCGTGTCCGCGCTGGTGTTCCGCGGCGACGACGGCCTGGACGAGCTGTCCACCGCCGGCACCTCCACGGTCTGGGTGGTCAGGGACGGCGCGGCGGTCCAGACGGTCTTCGACCCCCTGGACATCGACGTCCCCCGCTCCGACCCCGGCGCGCTGCGCGGCGGCGACCGCGAGTTCAACGCCAAGGCCGTCCTCGACCTGGTCGACGGCAAGACGGGCCCCGTCCGCGACGCCGTCCTCCTGAACGCCGCCGCCGCCCTGGTCAGCGTCGACGCCCTCACCCTCCCCGCCGGCACCCCGCCCCTGGACGAGACCGGCGCCGGCGAGGCCCTCGTCAGCGCCATGGCCACCGCCTACGCCCGCGCCGCCGAAGCCGTCGACTCCGGCCGCGCCTCGGAGACCCTCACCCGCTGGATCGAGGTCAGCCGCTCCCACGGCTCCTAG
- a CDS encoding ArsR/SmtB family transcription factor: protein MQQQPTDQQVSAAVDAFRLLSDGTRLRLMWLLSSGEYDVGSLAETLAAARPSVSQHLAKLRLAGLVQTRRDGRRVLYRARDVHVRSLIKEALFHADHEVSGIPRHD from the coding sequence GTGCAACAGCAGCCGACCGACCAGCAGGTCAGCGCGGCGGTGGACGCGTTCCGCCTGCTCAGCGACGGCACCCGGCTGCGATTGATGTGGCTGCTGTCCTCCGGCGAGTACGACGTGGGCAGCCTCGCCGAAACCCTCGCGGCCGCCCGCCCCTCGGTCTCGCAGCACCTGGCCAAACTCCGTCTCGCCGGGCTGGTCCAGACGCGCAGGGACGGACGCCGGGTGCTTTACCGGGCACGCGACGTCCACGTCCGCTCTCTCATCAAGGAGGCGCTCTTCCACGCCGACCACGAGGTGTCAGGCATCCCCCGTCACGACTGA
- a CDS encoding cation diffusion facilitator family transporter, translating to MSDGDGHGHGHGGHRHDHSDGHEQGSELTALRKLLHTVGHAFTPHGHDSTGKTDEALESSSRGMRVLAISFAALTVTAIVQAVIVAFSGSVALLGDTLHNFADALTAVPLALAFWVGRRAATRRFTYGYGRAEDLAGIVIIVLIAASAGLAGYEAVKRLISPQDVRALGWVAAAGLVGFLGNELVARYRIKVGREIGSAALVADGLHARTDGFTSLAVLLGAGGAALGFPIADPIVGLLITVAIVFVLRDAAREIYHRLMDAVDPELVERAEHLLAEVPGVEGVGSVRLRWIGHTLRAEVDIVVSHRLTLVEAHAVAVEAEHRLIHDLPRLRAATVHADPDGPVGADHHAVLATHR from the coding sequence ATGTCGGATGGCGACGGCCACGGTCATGGCCACGGCGGGCACAGGCATGATCACAGCGACGGGCATGAGCAGGGGAGCGAGCTCACCGCGCTGAGGAAGCTGCTCCACACGGTGGGCCATGCCTTCACCCCGCACGGCCACGACAGCACCGGCAAGACGGACGAGGCGCTGGAGTCCAGCAGCCGCGGCATGCGCGTGCTGGCCATCTCCTTCGCCGCGCTCACGGTGACCGCCATCGTGCAGGCGGTGATCGTCGCCTTCTCCGGCTCGGTCGCGTTGCTCGGTGACACCTTGCACAACTTCGCCGACGCCTTGACGGCCGTCCCGCTGGCCTTGGCCTTCTGGGTGGGCCGCCGGGCCGCGACCCGCCGCTTCACCTATGGGTACGGCAGGGCGGAAGACCTGGCCGGCATCGTCATCATCGTGCTCATCGCGGCATCTGCCGGTCTGGCCGGATATGAGGCGGTCAAGCGTCTGATCAGCCCGCAGGACGTGCGGGCTCTGGGCTGGGTGGCCGCCGCAGGCCTGGTGGGCTTTCTCGGCAACGAGTTGGTCGCCCGTTACCGGATCAAGGTCGGCAGGGAGATCGGCTCGGCCGCCCTGGTGGCCGACGGGCTGCACGCCCGCACCGACGGTTTCACCTCCCTCGCCGTCCTGCTCGGCGCCGGTGGCGCCGCTCTCGGATTCCCCATCGCCGACCCGATCGTGGGCCTGCTGATCACGGTGGCGATCGTCTTCGTCCTGCGGGACGCGGCCCGGGAGATCTACCACCGGCTCATGGACGCCGTCGACCCCGAACTGGTGGAGCGCGCCGAACACCTGCTCGCGGAGGTTCCCGGTGTCGAAGGCGTCGGTTCGGTGCGGCTGCGCTGGATCGGCCACACGCTCCGGGCCGAGGTGGACATCGTGGTGAGTCACCGGCTCACCTTGGTCGAGGCGCACGCGGTCGCGGTGGAGGCCGAGCACCGGCTGATCCACGACCTGCCGCGGCTGCGCGCGGCCACCGTGCACGCCGACCCCGACGGCCCGGTCGGCGCCGATCACCACGCGGTGCTGGCCACCCACCGATAG
- a CDS encoding DUF1259 domain-containing protein, with translation MAAAVMAAGCSLAGGDARTATGVGSVRHDGDPGETPSPAAGGEAEWEGVARALGRAGKLSSDKKVYRVSFPRSDLKVTSYGVSIEPGLALGGYAAFTRHSGGDVLMMGDLVVTEPESQKVTDVLQRQGIQQTALHKHLLSHQPEVWWTHVHASGPDAVAIARSIRAALDVTATPPPPAAAPKPALRLDTAAIDQAMGTKGTNDGGIYKFTFKRTKPVTEHGRVIPPGMGVTTAINFQPTGGGKAAVNGDFAMVADEVQRVIRALRRGGIDIVEIHNHALHDEPRLFYMHFWADDDAVKLARTLRQAVAEQAVTPAA, from the coding sequence ATGGCTGCCGCGGTCATGGCAGCCGGATGCTCCCTTGCCGGGGGCGACGCGCGGACCGCCACCGGGGTCGGCTCCGTGCGGCATGACGGCGATCCCGGCGAGACCCCGTCCCCGGCGGCCGGTGGCGAGGCGGAGTGGGAGGGCGTGGCGCGCGCGCTGGGCCGGGCGGGGAAGCTGTCGTCGGACAAGAAGGTCTACCGGGTTTCGTTTCCGCGCTCGGACCTGAAGGTGACCTCCTACGGGGTGAGCATCGAACCGGGCCTCGCCCTCGGAGGGTATGCCGCCTTCACCCGCCACTCCGGCGGCGATGTTCTGATGATGGGCGACCTGGTGGTCACCGAGCCGGAGTCGCAGAAGGTCACCGACGTCCTGCAGCGTCAGGGGATCCAGCAGACCGCGCTGCACAAGCACCTGCTGTCCCACCAGCCGGAGGTGTGGTGGACCCACGTCCACGCCAGCGGACCCGATGCGGTGGCCATCGCCCGCTCCATCCGGGCCGCCCTGGACGTCACCGCCACCCCGCCGCCCCCGGCCGCGGCCCCCAAGCCCGCCCTGCGGCTCGACACCGCCGCGATCGACCAGGCGATGGGGACCAAAGGCACCAACGACGGCGGAATCTACAAGTTCACCTTCAAACGCACGAAGCCGGTCACCGAGCACGGCCGCGTCATCCCGCCCGGGATGGGTGTGACCACGGCGATCAACTTCCAGCCCACCGGCGGCGGCAAAGCCGCCGTCAACGGCGATTTCGCCATGGTCGCCGACGAAGTCCAACGCGTCATCCGGGCCCTGCGCCGCGGTGGCATCGACATCGTGGAGATTCACAATCATGCCCTGCACGACGAACCACGCCTGTTCTACATGCACTTCTGGGCCGACGACGACGCCGTGAAACTCGCCAGGACCCTGCGCCAGGCCGTCGCCGAGCAAGCCGTCACCCCGGCGGCGTGA
- a CDS encoding Lrp/AsnC family transcriptional regulator, with translation MITAIVHIKAEVARIPEVAETIAELDGVSEVYSITGDYDLVAMVRVPHYDDVAEVIPGRINKVEGVLATETHLAFRTYSKHDLDAAFSIGFTEAD, from the coding sequence ATGATCACCGCGATCGTCCACATCAAGGCGGAGGTCGCCCGGATTCCCGAGGTCGCCGAGACGATCGCCGAGCTCGACGGCGTCAGCGAGGTCTACTCGATCACCGGTGACTACGACCTCGTCGCCATGGTCCGCGTCCCTCACTACGACGACGTCGCCGAGGTCATCCCCGGCCGCATCAACAAGGTCGAGGGCGTCCTCGCCACCGAGACCCACCTCGCCTTCCGCACCTACTCCAAACACGACCTCGACGCCGCCTTCTCCATCGGCTTCACCGAGGCCGACTGA